In the genome of Raphanus sativus cultivar WK10039 chromosome 4, ASM80110v3, whole genome shotgun sequence, one region contains:
- the LOC108852372 gene encoding protein CHROMOSOME TRANSMISSION FIDELITY 7 isoform X1, translating into MQAKINSFFKPSSSSSPSPIANVSATPPDTDDDDGLSVWEQNRNVIVNTYERRSATVNDSEVLKGCIGKPPRKGTSLGSKNLSKKRSYTQFHLELGQSDFLLRHCAECGATYAPGDEFDEKNHQSFHKDYMYGITFKGWQNERVFTSPSFNKNRIVMVVLENDSPAHRNKVQEVVKMMEVELGEGWILHKRCKVYLSVSSQRISGCLVAEPIKEAFKIKAPPEDERRFKKESSSSPSASIQFGNIVLQRQVSKRCRESDGKLDNEAIVCEEEAKPAVCGIRAIWVSPSNRRKGLATRLLDTARESFSSGCLLEKSQLAFSEPSSLGRVFGSNYFGTCSLLVYKAQVERLD; encoded by the exons ATGCAAGCAAAGATCAACTCTTTCTTCAagccctcttcttcttcttctccgtctCCCATCGCAAACGTCTCAGCAACACCACCAGACACAGACGATGATGATGGTTTATCCGTGTGGGAGCAAAATCGAAACGTCATCGTCAACACCTACGAGCGTCGATCCGCCACAGTCAACGATAG TGAAGTGCTTAAGGGATGTATTGGGAAGCCACCGAGGAAAGGAACCTCTTTGGGATCGAAAAACCTCAGCAAGAAGCGGAGTTATACACAGTTCCACTTAGAGTTGGGCCAATCTGATTTTCTTCTGAGACATTGCGCAGAGTGTGGAGCTACGTATGCTCCTGGAGATGAGTTTGATGAGAAGAATCATCAAAGCTTTCACAAGGACTATATGTATGGTATCACTTTTAAG ggTTGGCAGAACGAGAGAGTGTTCACATCGCCTTCTTTCAATAAGAACCGTATTGTTATGGTAGTGTTGGAGAATGATTCTCCTGCGCATAGAAACAAG GTGCAAGAGGTTGTGAAGATGATGGAGGTTGAGTTAGGTGAGGGTTGGATCCTTCACAAACGTTGTAAG GTTTATCTATCCGTCTCTTCTCAGAGGATCAGCGGATGTTTAGTTGCCGAACCAATTAAGGAAGCATTTAAGATCAAAGCTCCTCCTGAGGATGAAAGACGATTTAAGAAAGAGAGCTCTTCTTCGCCTTCAGCCTCCATTCAGTTCGGAAACATTGTGTTGCAAAGACAAGTATCTAAGAGATGTCGAGAATCAGATGGCAAATTAGACAATGAAGCCATTGTATGTGAAGAGGAAGCTAAACCGGCTGTTTGTGGGATCAGAGCAATATGGGTTTCGCCTTCTAACAGAAGAAAAGGCTTAGCTACACGGTTACTCGATACAGCGAG GGAGAGCTTCAGCAGTGGGTGTCTTTTGGAGAAGTCTCAGTTGGCGTTTTCAGAACCAAGCTCGTTGGGAAGAGTTTTTGGATCAAATTATTTTGGAACTTGTTCACTCTTAGTTTACAAAGCTCAAGTAGAAAGGCTCGATTAA
- the LOC108852372 gene encoding protein CHROMOSOME TRANSMISSION FIDELITY 7 isoform X2: MMMVYPCGSKIETSSSTPTSVDPPQSTIVLKGCIGKPPRKGTSLGSKNLSKKRSYTQFHLELGQSDFLLRHCAECGATYAPGDEFDEKNHQSFHKDYMYGITFKGWQNERVFTSPSFNKNRIVMVVLENDSPAHRNKVQEVVKMMEVELGEGWILHKRCKVYLSVSSQRISGCLVAEPIKEAFKIKAPPEDERRFKKESSSSPSASIQFGNIVLQRQVSKRCRESDGKLDNEAIVCEEEAKPAVCGIRAIWVSPSNRRKGLATRLLDTARESFSSGCLLEKSQLAFSEPSSLGRVFGSNYFGTCSLLVYKAQVERLD; encoded by the exons ATGATGATGGTTTATCCGTGTGGGAGCAAAATCGAAACGTCATCGTCAACACCTACGAGCGTCGATCCGCCACAGTCAACGATAG TGCTTAAGGGATGTATTGGGAAGCCACCGAGGAAAGGAACCTCTTTGGGATCGAAAAACCTCAGCAAGAAGCGGAGTTATACACAGTTCCACTTAGAGTTGGGCCAATCTGATTTTCTTCTGAGACATTGCGCAGAGTGTGGAGCTACGTATGCTCCTGGAGATGAGTTTGATGAGAAGAATCATCAAAGCTTTCACAAGGACTATATGTATGGTATCACTTTTAAG ggTTGGCAGAACGAGAGAGTGTTCACATCGCCTTCTTTCAATAAGAACCGTATTGTTATGGTAGTGTTGGAGAATGATTCTCCTGCGCATAGAAACAAG GTGCAAGAGGTTGTGAAGATGATGGAGGTTGAGTTAGGTGAGGGTTGGATCCTTCACAAACGTTGTAAG GTTTATCTATCCGTCTCTTCTCAGAGGATCAGCGGATGTTTAGTTGCCGAACCAATTAAGGAAGCATTTAAGATCAAAGCTCCTCCTGAGGATGAAAGACGATTTAAGAAAGAGAGCTCTTCTTCGCCTTCAGCCTCCATTCAGTTCGGAAACATTGTGTTGCAAAGACAAGTATCTAAGAGATGTCGAGAATCAGATGGCAAATTAGACAATGAAGCCATTGTATGTGAAGAGGAAGCTAAACCGGCTGTTTGTGGGATCAGAGCAATATGGGTTTCGCCTTCTAACAGAAGAAAAGGCTTAGCTACACGGTTACTCGATACAGCGAG GGAGAGCTTCAGCAGTGGGTGTCTTTTGGAGAAGTCTCAGTTGGCGTTTTCAGAACCAAGCTCGTTGGGAAGAGTTTTTGGATCAAATTATTTTGGAACTTGTTCACTCTTAGTTTACAAAGCTCAAGTAGAAAGGCTCGATTAA
- the LOC108855888 gene encoding uncharacterized protein LOC108855888, giving the protein MDRWSGKRAIEARPDSKKGAGVVLRDRGFNSNICSDEKKSKKFTRFVGSSYKKEKAVWSSASSRSFPNGKEVVGTSSKIPVSSSSSSSVKNEKQPQIVTDSSESSKGSEDEREREILVVESSDLPSSSRVKKGLRERFGLSKQEFRPGPSTNRGCSPLLSGFGLEKRLGGKKIDTISKRRVYGESSSSSSSSARGKKIVAELPAEERRGARHCILNEDNGGVASVGGQRSSSVNRGNNSRIRFSNRGSGRNGLSSITTREMSQTETSSSNNLNSPVSLELFSGFPDFGSLSSQDSFRNYNLDGISEILPELDRIEQDIELNYEELLIMETGLLLGGLSFYDQHRDMRLDIDNMSYEELLALEERIGTVSTALTEEAISKSLKTSIYQIKPDHKEDAKCSICQEEYTIGDEVGRLHCEHAYHLKCVQEWLRMKSWCPICKTAADTSSSK; this is encoded by the exons ATGGACCGGTGGTCAGGTAAAAGAGCCATTGAGGCGCGACCTGACTCCAAGAAGGGAGCTGGTGTTGTCCTGAGAGACAGAGGATTCAACAGCAATATTTGCAGTGATGAGAAAAAATCAAAGAAGTTCACTCGGTTTGTTGGCTCTTCATACAAGAAAGAGAAAGCAGTTTGGTCTTCAGCTTCAAGCCGCTCTTTCCCAAACGGGAAGGAAGTCGTTGGAACTTCCTCTAAGATTCCCGTCTCTTCTAGTAGCTCCTCTTCTGTTAAAAATGAGAAGCAGCCTCAGATAGTAACGGATTCATCAGAGAGCAGCAAAGGCAGCGaggacgagagagagagagagatcttggTAGTGGAATCCTCAGATTTGCCGTCAAGCTCGAGAGTCAAGAAAGGTTTAAGGGAGAGATTTGGGCTGAGCAAGCAAGAGTTTCGTCCTGGTCCTTCAACAAACCGAGGGTGCAGCCCGTTGTTAAGTGGTTTTGGATTGGAGAAAAGACTCGGTGGGAAGAAGATAGATACGATCAGTAAGAGAAGAGTTTATGGAGAAAGCAGCAGCTCTAGCTCCTCTTCAGCTAGAGGAAAAAAGATAGTGGCAGAGCTACCTGCTGAAGAGAGACGTGGGGCAAGACACTGCATTCTGAATGAGGACAACGGTGGTGTTGCTTCAGTTGGAGGTCAGAGATCATCATCAGTAAACAGAGGTAATAATAGCCGTATTAGATTCTCAAACCGAGGGAGTGGTAGAAATGGTTTATCCTCTATTACAACAAGAGAGATGTCTCAGACTGaaacatcatcatcaaacaATCTCAATTCTCCAGTCTCTTTGGAGCTCTTCTCTGGTTTCCCGGACTTTGGTTCTTTATCGAGTCAAGACAGTTTTCGCAATTACAATTTAGATGGGATCTCTGAG ATTTTGCCAGAACTTGATAGGATTGAGCAAGACATTGAGCTTAATTACGAGGAACTGCTTATCATGGAGACAGGTTTACTTCTCGGTGGACTAAGTTTCTATGACCAACACCGTGACATGAGGCTAGACATTGATAACATGTCCTATGAG GAACTATTAGCTTTAGAAGAGAGAATTGGTACTGTAAGCACTGCTCTCACAGAAGAAGCTATATCAAAGAGCTTGAAAACAAGCATCTATCAGATAAAACCTGATCACAAGGAAGATGCCAAATGCAGCATCTGCCAG gAAGAGTATACAATAGGTGATGAAGTTGGAAGGCTACACTGTGAGCACGCATACCACTTGAAATGTGTGCAAGAATGGTTGCGGATGAAGAGTTGGTGCCCAATCTGCAAAACAGCTGCAGACACCTCTTCCTCTAAGTAA
- the LOC108855889 gene encoding uncharacterized protein LOC108855889, whose amino-acid sequence MQGPEDPRIDLAELKAHIVKKVGAERSRRYFYYLGRFLSQKVTKSEFDKSCHRLLGRENLPLHNMLIHSILRNASLAKSPPPTTGRHKSSVVGKEDGGPEGSGSLVRNRNRNDHVWSNGVLPPKVATRDRPSPLGPNGKVESLLHQPHCRDDKSGNRNMENGGPCRYADERGGALLDKGKVAAPVSRDEEAREEERGRLGTLSTSPVVAPLGIPFWAASVGGARRTVPVSTRANFIGCYDSGGLSDAEMLRKRMESIAVAQGLGGVSPECSSMLNSMLDVYLKKLIKSCVDLSGARSTNGNQSNSLQIQTSNQSSDTTQVSLLDFRAAMELNPSQLGENWPLLRERLLMRSFEEREEV is encoded by the coding sequence ATGCAAGGTCCTGAAGATCCCAGGATTGATCTGGCTGAGCTGAAAGCGCATATTGTGAAGAAGGTTGGGGCTGAAAGATCTAGAAGGTATTTTTATTACTTGGGAAGGTTTCTGAGTCAGAAGGTTACTAAGAGTGAGTTTGATAAGTCATGTCACCGTCTTTTGGGGAGGGAGAATCTCCCTCTACACAACATGTTGATTCACTCCATCTTGAGGAATGCATCTCTTGCTAAATCCCCACCACCTACTACTGGTCGTCACAAATCATCGGTGGTTGGGAAAGAAGATGGAGGACCTGAAGGAAGCGGATCATTAGTCCGTAACCGTAATAGGAATGATCATGTTTGGTCAAATGGGGTGTTACCTCCAAAGGTGGCAACAAGAGACAGGCCTAGTCCACTTGGACCAAACGGGAAGGTCGAGAGTCTGTTGCATCAGCCGCATTGTAGAGATGACAAAAGCGGTAACAGAAACATGGAGAACGGAGGACCATGTAGGTATGCTGATGAAAGAGGCGGTGCGTTACTGGATAAAGGTAAGGTCGCAGCTCCAGTTAGCAGAGATGAGGAAGCTCGAGAGGAGGAGCGAGGTAGATTGGGAACTCTTTCCACAAGCCCTGTAGTTGCACCTCTAGGGATTCCATTTTGGGCAGCTAGTGTCGGTGGGGCCCGCAGAACAGTACCAGTTTCGACCAGGGCTAACTTCATCGGTTGCTACGACAGTGGTGGATTGTCAGACGCAGAGATGCTGAGAAAGCGGATGGAGAGTATTGCAGTAGCACAGGGTCTTGGAGGGGTTTCACCTGAGTGTTCTAGTATGTTAAATAGCATGCTGGACGTGTACCTGAAGAAACTGATTAAATCATGCGTTGATTTGTCTGGAGCTCGGTCCACGAATGGAAACCAAAGTAATAGTTTGCAGATACAAACTAGCAACCAATCATCTGACACAACGCAAGTGTCTTTGCTTGACTTTAGAGCTGCAATGGAGCTTAATCCATCCCAACTTGGGGAAAACTGGCCATTGCTTCGGGAGAGACTTCTGATGCGTTCGTTTGAAGAACGAGAAGAGGTGTGA